aaaaataaaacaaaaaaattcaggttTGTTGTAAAATCAACCATTATTGCCCACGACAAAGTACACTGTGACCAGAGAAATCCACTCTTATTTTACATCAGTatgcaaaagaaacaacagtgTTTCAGAGAGATTCAGCTATCTATTTTCACCCATGGGGAGGTGTAAACCGAATCCCATGTACGGAGATTATGGACGCCGTCGGTCTCGAAAGTGATTGCTTAgatcattaaattttttccaagTACCAAGCTTAGGAAGCTTAGGAAGCTTACTGTACCTCTCATTTTCGTCAATCTGGTGGGAAAGTTGAAAGACCGAAAGGAAGACAATGGAAAAGCGCAAAATAAATCCCAAGAGGAGGAAAGGTGTGCTTCTTAGTATACCTTCCGTCaactcaaaataaaaccatatAGAGCAGTTTGCCTGCTAAAGAAACTTGCAGGCATGACTGTATATGGGCACAAGATATCGGCGGATGTCAATGGCGGAATCAAGAAAGGCGTAATTTTTTCCACCTACTCTTGCCTGATTGACGAGTCAAAAACAACAGGAGAACAGCAAACACGGATGGATCAGCTCCTGAAATGGTGCCATGACGACTTCGACCGTCTTATTGTGTTTTGATGAATgccataaagaaaaaaattgcgttgCTATCGGCTCAACGGAGCCCACCAAAACCGGCTTGGCAGTGTTAGAATTACAAAACAAGTTACCCAATGCAAGAATCGTCTACCTGACTGCAACTGGAGCCTCGGAACCCCGCCATTTGGGATATATGGTCCGTATGGGACTGTGGGGTCAGGGTACGCCATTCGATAGTAAGAAGTGGTCGGAGCTTGCGGCCACGAGATCACTTGGAATTTTTACACCGTTCGACATACATCTCCTTCCGTGTGTCCTCCATTTTCTTCTAGTTTTTCGTGCAGATTGGTATGTACTCTGGTGTAaattgtgcgtgtgtgtgtgtcctgtaACTCGTAGAGCCCGTCACGATATCTCCTTGCTGGATATTTTCCGACTCGTTCCGCCAGTCACGTTGTTGGCGGCCATTGCGTGCCCCCATCGATTCACTCTGTGTTTGTGTCATTCGTGTTGTGACCTTGAACTGACGTCCTTTGAACTTCCCCGGACGGTGTAaattgtgcgtgtgtgtgtgtcctgtaACTCGTCACGATATCTCCTTGCTGGATATTTTCCAATTCGTTCCACCAGTCACGTTGTCGGCGGCCATTGCGTGCCCCTATTGATTCACTCTGTGTTTGTGTCATTCGTGTTGACCTTGAACCGACGTCCTTTGAACTTCCCCGGACTACCCTTCGTCCGTTTTGCTACACTGCACCATCTTTTCTGCTACACTGCAGGTTCACCAAGTAAGTTCAGCAACTATTTAGACACACACTTAAAccttaaaagaaaaggttcgttcgtgttgtttttcttgcccaagtcttctctctttttttccgtcgACTATCTCGTTCGGAGTCCCTATCATTTCAAGTGTTGTGCTACTCTAGGTAGAACTCTAACCCGGAGGTTTTCGGGTGGGTTTTTTACATGGGTTGccttgctatttttttttcaaacatggGTTAGAAGCGGGTTGGGCCAATAGTGAAAATGGGTCCGCCTCACGGGTCACAACAAATTTACCGTCCGGGTCATGACCCAGGTAAAAATCtggtcaaatatttttatttgacaaacttcaaaaaattcccaaatttttaaaattatcttcttcttccaacagtgaCACGTCAATGCTGTCTTCTGAACACCATATTGAACCCTATTTTCCACCACTTTTTTGCTATTAAATTATCGTAGAGCATTTGCCGACAATATTTAGGTCTTTCTTGAGGTCGCATGCATATTGAATAACGAGCTTTTCTATGTGATGGTGCCACCTCTCGGAATGGGCCGTGTACCCGGTGGTTCAATCCATCACCCGCCCCGTACAAAAAATGCCTCGGTgggttgatatttttttttccctctagCCCGGGTAGTGGCCCGGGTTACAGCCCTAACTCCAGGTTAACCTGAATTTTTTATGGCTTCGGTTGTCGCTTTGGCTTCACTGGTTCATTTGTGTCCCACTTTCGTCCATCCGGGCTTTCAGCTTGCTTGCCTTCTAGCTCGCTGACTGGTACTGAAGAGCGGCTTCGGCTGGCTTCTCTAGACCTTTCGTGGAATTCGCCTTTCGCAAGATCGGTCATTTCCGATTGGTAAAAATTCCGAAACAGCCTCAGTGTCTACGCGTTCGTGAAGAAGTGCCGGATGGCTTTGTGACTCAAACACATCGCTTTACCAGTACCGAAGTTAGTTGAGTGCACCGATGCAGAAGAATAAAACCCCCAAAATACCAGCCAGCCGAAATgcccaatgttttttttttaagagagagagaattcaaAGATGCGCGAAATCATTCCAGTCACGTCGTTAAAATGTAGGCCGAACCAACTGGCTGGCCATGGCGGTCATCTGcgtccatttctttcttttttttaggttcGTTTCACCCAACGAGATAACAAGTTGAGACGGTAACTCTTCTACTCTTTGTTGCACAGcataacttctttttttctttttctcttgtatgTGAATTTACTTCACCctctgtctcttttctttcccctatGCGGTTCACCGATGATTACCTGAAGAGTTAGAGAGGCTGGCCGTATGAGTACCTTAtaataatgtaaaatttttcttaattttatagATGAATTGCTATGGCTTCTAGAGAAAAAGCTGATCGGGCTTCGACCCCCCTTAAAACACCAATTCCTTCTCGCCCAGGATCGAGGATTGGGTCGACGCCATCCCCCAGACCTTCGTCACGGTCGagtcggggggggggggggggggctcctTCTCCCTCTCCTGCCAGGCGACGATTAACATTTGGGGAGAACGTCGACGAATCCCATACCTTCGTTGACGTCGCCGCTTTTCATCCCGGTAACATCGCTGAGTCTTCCTCACTGGCCAGCGTAGTTCTACCCGCTGCATCGTACCAACTTACCAGAAAATTGAAGAACGGGCTTTCCCAACTGCAGAAGGAGACAATACAGTCTGCTTGCCAGCAGCATGAGACCATTCTACCCAATGGCTTTCGTGCTGGATTCTTTGAAGGAGACGGCACGGAAAGGACGGATAATTGCAGGATTAATCTCGGAGAATCGACAAAACAATAGGAAAAGGGCCATCTGGATTTCTGCATCCAGTAACCTGAAGAACGCTGCCCAGCAAGATCTTAAGGATATTGGAGCCGAAAAGATCAAAGTCTATTCATTGAAGGAAATGATATATGGGCACAAGATATCGGCGGATGTCAATGGCGGAATCAAGAAAGGCGTAATTTTTTCCACCTACTCTTGCCTGATAGGCGAGTCAAAAACAACAGGAGAACAGCAAACACGGATGGATCAGCTCCTGAAATGGTGCCATGACGACTTCGACGGTCTTATTGTGTTTGATGAATCCCATCTTGCCAAAAACTGCGTTGCTATCGGCTCAACGGAGCCCACCAAAACCGGCTTGGAGTGTTAGAATTGCAAAACAAGTTGCCCAATGCAAGAATTGTCTACGTGACTGCAACTGGAGCCTCCGAACCCCGCCATTTGGGATATATGGTCCGTTTGGGACTGTGGTGTACGCCATTCGTGTAAAGAATAGACAAGGGTTTAACTAGGCTTCTGTATTAAATAAACACAGGCTTCTGTATTGACTGTACAGGCAAAGTACATCTCATCAATGCATGTCGAAATGTGTACATAGAATATGCAATACATGAGACAGAATTACAGAGATAATTACCTGAGTCTGATTAACTCGgatgaacaaaagaaataactcAAGAATCTCGATACCACGAGGTTTGGAACACAGAAAGAATAACTTTAGACCAGATTTCTTGATACAAAACGGGGAGACAAGTTAACGTATGACCGCGTGTTTTAGCAgacggagagaaagagacaaagGAGAGCACTGCACAGTCGAGGTAGAAGGCCGAGAGAACTCCCGCTTGTGCTGCCACCACTCCCGTTTGTGCTGCCACCTATTGTGTGTTTGCTTACGCATTCCAACAATTCGATGGTAAGAAGTTTTCATTACAGCAAcggtttatttttctaatctaattttgttttaatgcaGACTTTAAGAGTTTTATAGCGACCATTGAGAAAAATGGTGTAGGAGGAATGGAACTTTTGGCAATGGAGATGAAACATCGGGGCATTTACATTGCCCGTCAACTGTCGTTAAAAGAGTAGTCgagcaaaaagtcgtgcgcagtttacgccgatgcgcaccacagcggcctatagcagaactaagattgttattacgcttgacactTAGCGTAGGCCCAATCCTTTGTTCGAGAACCGTGCTTGTCGAACTTGTAGGAAAGATACCCACTACCCTTTGAGAACCCGAAACCCAGTAACTGAAACAATGTAGTCAAATATGCATCAACAACGTGATGCGATGCTGCTAATGAGCACCTTAGCTGAATCTCTCTACTCGTGTTGAGACATGATAAAGGAAGTTTGAACAGACAAACCTTTATCAAATcggaagaaatttttttgtggtgGAAGTACCCGGATGGTGAATCGAACTCAAGGTCAACACGTTAATTTAGGAATACCAATTAACCCCTTATCCGACTCACCCACACCTTCCTCTCAGTTAAGATTCTAGATGCCTATATGGCTGtagtaaatagaaaaagaatgaaggaTTAGGATGTGATGATGTATTTATTCGGGGTTGATTCATAACTCATAATTCATAATTCAAACCATTGGTTTCAAAATCATGTATGTAATAATACGCCTATTCAAAACTGCCGCcactattgattttttttaaacctttttgCCGCTAGAGGGTGGATTTAGTGCGATGAAATGCCGCTTGGCGCTCACCAATCGCTCGCGTGTTGCTATTCTTCTGCGCCGAAGAAACGGCGGTTCgattgtgtttgttgttgtggtttttCTGGCGTTCCAATATGTCGATTGAAACTCTCCAACCTGCTGAAACTAATAATAAACCTGCACAGGAAACTCGTGAGCCGAAAAAGGAAGATGATAAAAGTGGAGACGAATACGAGAGGAAAGATCAAGATCCTCCACTGGAAATCGGTGAACACTATCTGGTGAAACGAGGAGAAGACTCTTGGCGTAAGCATTTCAGAATGTTGCATCATCAATATCGAGTCCTAATTGGTGTTGTTTATTGACCTTGTTCTCTAATTTGCAGACCCGGCTGAAATCATTCAGAGGAGGTACAACAAAGCTCTCGGTCTGTATGAATACTATGTTCACTATGAAGGGTTCAACAGAAGACTTGACGAATGGGTATCTAAAGAAAAGTGAGTCAATACCTTTGTCATTAAATGCTCAAtataaaatcaataacatCACCTTTGCTCGTTTTCAAGGATTCTCAGCACGCAAGTCAACATCAATGAAACTCACTTTAGCAAAGGTGAGAAAGTCAGTTCACTTGATCTCTTGTTGGAGCAGTCAGACAGAAAAATCACCCGAAATCAGAAACGGAAACATGACGAAATCAACCATGTCCAAAAAGTATTCATTCATCCATTATTAACATTTATCGTGTGAGCTGGATTTAACAAAATTGCAAACAACAGACATATGCAGAGATGGATCCAACCACCGCTGCCCTAGAGAAGGAACACGAAGCCATCACCAAAGTCAAGTACATTGACAAAATCCAAATGGGGAAATATGAAATGGACACTTGGTACTTCAGCCCTTACCCTGAAGAGTATGGAAAAGTGTCAAAGTTATGGATCTGTGAGTACTGCCTCAAGTACATGCGGATGGAAAAAACGTACCGACACCACATAGTAAGATCCCGTTATCCCTCAACCTACCGTTTATTAAAGGAAATCATCCAAATcgttttgctctttttttttaccgtccACAGTGCGAGTGCTCGTTGCGGCAACCTCCAGGCAAAGAAATCTACCGAAAAGGCACGCTTTCCATCTACGAAGCCGACGGGAAAGAGCACAAAATCTACGCTCAGAATCTTTGTCTCATTGCCAAACTTTTCCTTGACCACAAAACCTTGTACTTTGACGTGGAACCTTTCCTTTTCTACATCCTGTGCGAGATAGACAAGGCTGGCGCTCATGTTGTCGGTTATTTCTCTAAGGTTTGTGGTCGATtcctggtttttttctttttttagaccGAATACAAAACCGttcatcttcatttttccAGGAAAAAGAATCTCCAGACGGGAATAACGTGGCGTGCATTCTAACCTTACCACCGTTTCAGAGGAAAGGCTACGGGAAACTGCTGATTGCTTTCAGCTACGAGCTTTCCAAATTGGAACACACGGTCGGCAGTCCTGAGAAACCCCTTTCGGATTTGGGCAAACTCAGTTACCGCTCCTATTGGTCTTGGGTCCTTTTAGAAATCTTGCGGGACTTTAGAGGGTCGCTCTCCATTCGTGATCTGAGGTAATTTGTGATTCACCTGTGCATCCGTTCGATTTTATCttcatttttaactttccACAGCCACATGACGAGCATCACACAGAGCGACATAGTCTCCACTTTGCAGACGATGAACATGGTCAAGTACTGGAAAGGCCAGCACGTCATTTGTGTGACACCCAAGCTGGTCGAGGAGCACATCAAATCGGCTCAGTTCAAGAAACCGCGACTTACAGTTGACGTTTCCGCCATCAGGTGGTCACCGGCCCACCGGAAAACCTTCCCGAAAACCAACAAGAAGTAGTGAACTTAACATCTTGATTTATTATTCCCACCTATACATTATATCTTTGCCTTGATGAAATTTCTTTATCTCGCTCTACATCATCATTATCACCCCCCTTGTATCGTTATACTGAGTTGCGAACAATGCTGGAATAACCGtaaatattttcgttttgGGTTTAATCtgttataaaaacaaattctcgtTTATTCCATATTGCAAGTCCACCCtattaattaattagtttAGTTATTATTACTGTCAGTTAATTCAGCATGATGAAATTATGGGGGAGCAGTGCAAGACTAATCGAATTGCCAGGTAGACAGAAGCAGCAGCGAGtgttggttgttttgttttgtgtgggATGTGACTGATGTCACGATGTCGGAACAGAAATGACGTCAGAAGACGAAATGTGCGTCCACTGCCAAGACATTCCAAAGGAATTTTTCGACAAGATCGATGACGAGCGGAAGCTGGAACGTGCCAATTTTCGAATCGGAAAAGAGGCTAATTAATAATCGTTGAGTTTACGTCGAATGTGAAACCTCGTCGACTTCTCCAAACGGAACAGGAGGTGAGCTTTCTCTTAATATGCTGAAATAGAACGAGGAAATGTCAAACTGGCGCATTAAAAGTGAAGTATTGCCCTTGGCATGCTATGCATGGCAGAGATTTGTTTACACCAACTGTTGTAAAGTTGACACGCGTTTTGGAGATGTTTCAGTTTCCAAATTTTTGTAGTTTGTCAGACcagaaaatatccagacgACTCGAAAGATGGATGCAGTGTACAATTTGATGGATTAATTACTTCTTGTAGGGTAGCATCACAATATTCTAATTTAACAATGGTCaactaaaacatttcaatcatcaattagcAGTTGACAATTTTGCTGAAAAGCATGCAAAATTATGTGTCTGGGAATGCGGACATCATCGATTTTCCAAAATTACCCCAGCTAACTTTCGGAGACCTACAAAACTTTATAAACTGATCGATATTAACATAGCTGCTGATGTTCGCTCATTTGGAAAGGACGGTTTGCGTAGGTTTCTCCTATCAAGTTATATTTATTCATGGTCCTGTATCAATATTTCTTCTCAAGCTAGCCTATAGGAACTGGGTTTTTCGGAACAACTATATCTACATTACACACAACCTTCAActattgttggtttttctccTAACGGATTTGTGTGTAGATAAGTGGTAGCATGTGTTTTGAAGGTCACATTTAATGCCTCGTTGTTTGTTGTGGCCtcttcaaaggaaaaaagaatcataACAATGCTATTTCCTGAATTTGGGCAGTCAGCCTACTGCcgaatgatttcatttcactaCTTTTTCACTTAAATCAAAACCTTATTGTCAGTatgttttttggaattttaccatcttgttttttttactagagACACTGTGGAGAAGTTTAACTGTAAAATTAGTTTTCTGAAatagatttgtttgtttaatcaTTGATTATTTCTTCCACGTGGTGGCGTCAGAGTCGTATCGTAAATATCGTCTGCATCACGAGAAATATCGGGCTGTTTTATTGAAGGTACAAGATATCTCGGATTTGGTCATAGTATTAAATTACGAGCTCGTTTCAAGCTATGTCGTAAAGACGACCGTCTATCAGGGCTACTTTCATATCTTCGTAGTTCTCAGTCCCCTCAGATCTCACAGAATAGCCTACGTTGTTATTAAAATGTAAGATTTTTTTCCGGCATTTGCCAGAAAACGTTTGGTTTATCTTGATTTAATCTGGTCTCTTTGATTCGCCACTGCAGTTTACATGTATCGACTAGCTGGATCTAAAtcactcttattttttgttcacagTAGTAGAAATGACTAGCAATACACAGCCATCCCAGAAACTGAGAAGGAATGGATCGCCCAGCACAAACAAATCAAGTGGTCCACTCAGAGCAACAATTCCAGTCAGTCTGATGAGTCAAAGTGTGATCCTTGATGTGCCAGAAGACCCACATCTCACCCACTCATCTCAGAGTGCATGgagcaaaattaatttgcccCACACTGCTGTTAGCCCCGCTAACACCTTGCAGTGTGGAATACCTAAACAAACACCTTGGAGAATGAGACAATGGTCCCCTACTCCAATCAAAGGTTTGCTATTTTCTTCTACAATACAagcttctacttcttcttcatgcACTAACATCCTCAATTCATTGATTTCAGTGGAGAACCCTGAGCCCACGCAAAAGATTGATGATTACCCATCCATGAGAAGAACTGCTTCCCTCGATGCCATTTATCTGAAAGGCCAGTGGCCCAGAGGAACAGCAGATTACGAGTCAAATCTTCTGCTTGACAAAGCCACACAAACTCCAGAGGAATGGATGGCTGATTTGAAGAGGTAATGAGCTGTTTAAGACATTGATTCTACTTTGTCCTAACCATTAAAGCCAAAAATCATTCATTCTCGTTTTGAAGGTTCTCTTGCCGAGGTGTAGAGTCTTCCCCTAGTCGTGATAGGAAGCAAAAGCAGCGCTTTTTTCTGGGCCATCAGGGTCTGAATCCACCACTAATTCAGCAGTATTCTTCGGGTTCCATCTCCCCCAACCGTGTGGCAGTCTCGACCAACACGGAGCAACATCCGGCTCTACCGCTATTCGGCTCGTCCAGTGATAATAAAAAGTCTCGAGCCATCCCAGTGCCCCCGCCGCCCACGACGCAGAGCTCCAGGGCCAGAAACTCGGTGGAAGGTTTCAACACCGAGATCGAGAAGTTGGTCTGCAGAGGCAACGGGGAGACGACATCCAACAAGGTCAGGACAAAGTTGAAAAGTCAATTCAACAAATGAACTTTTctaattgttttttgtctggTTTGTAGGTGATGGAACCGACGCCGGATGGGCATCGAGCTCCGATTGCCGAACTGTTTAAGCGCAACAATTCTTGCCGCAGTGTCGACACACAAACGCCTGTCAAAGCGTACTCTACGAATTCTTCGTCAGGTGGATATCGAGTAGACAAGAGTACCAGACGTTTTGGGTATGATAATGGGGTGCCTTTTCTCTCATTCAGGGACTTCCTCGCCATGTGGATCCGTCTCTCCATCCGTTTGGGTGTTCGATCATCATCATTCTTCGTCTCGACCGCCCAGCGATGGATGTACAGCCGAAGAAATTGGTATGCGTAATcactttttgggttgttttgttgttgttcttcctcctccggttgtttttggttgttgttcttttctttgcaaGTATTTATAGACTTTTTCAGCTGGTGACAGCTTGCGTAGACGCACACGAGTACAGTCGACATTTCCGTTTGgtgtatgtatatatctaGGCGACTATAATTCCTTATCGCCGGAAGATTTCCAAGCATTGTCACTTGGAACTTCGCCAAGGAACCGCTTCCTGTGCCGAGAACCGCCCGACGGCTGTGAGAAAGTCGAAACGCTCAAAATCGTCGAGCATACCGTCAAGTATATATACTTTCCTCCGTCGGCCGATTGATGTGGGTGTGTCACTAACGATTACCTTTTGCCATCCATTAGAAACGGACAGGACGCCGCGACGCTCTACTGTCCGCCAAAGCCCAGCTCCCAGTTTGTGCTGCAGCCGTCCAGCAGCTCTGCCTTTTGTTCGCTGAACAAATTCAACTCTTCATCCTTCTCGTCGGCCatgaagagcagcagcagttcgcATTTGTTTGGCGGAAGCGGCGGCGGAGGCCTTATTCACGGATCGAATCTCGGTGAATGTAGCGACCGTTCCAGCAGCGTTCCTCCGCAATGGCccattcaacaacaacagatatcctcctcctccgcagCCGTACAAATGATTCCCGCCACTCCCTCAGGACAGCCCATTTGATTCTTTCTCTGAAAATAGTTGCcgagttttttattttggtgagagagagaaaaaggggaagaaaaaaaggacggccCGGAGAacttttaggttttttttttgtcggccTATAGTTATTTCTATTGTTGGAATCCCATCCAGCAGCATTTCGGGACTATGTTCCTCTGGTTATACAAGTTGAACtttgctgaaaaaaaaaaagaaaaaattttctttcatttctttttcatgcaAAGTATTTCccagcccttttttttttccaaaaaacaaaattattttgttgacgcctaaaatgtttcttctttgatcaacccaggctttttttttgtattt
The window above is part of the Daphnia pulex isolate KAP4 chromosome 3, ASM2113471v1 genome. Proteins encoded here:
- the LOC124190988 gene encoding histone acetyltransferase KAT8-like, which produces MSIETLQPAETNNKPAQETREPKKEDDKSGDEYERKDQDPPLEIGEHYLVKRGEDSWHPAEIIQRRYNKALGLYEYYVHYEGFNRRLDEWVSKEKILSTQVNINETHFSKGEKVSSLDLLLEQSDRKITRNQKRKHDEINHVQKTYAEMDPTTAALEKEHEAITKVKYIDKIQMGKYEMDTWYFSPYPEEYGKVSKLWICEYCLKYMRMEKTYRHHICECSLRQPPGKEIYRKGTLSIYEADGKEHKIYAQNLCLIAKLFLDHKTLYFDVEPFLFYILCEIDKAGAHVVGYFSKEKESPDGNNVACILTLPPFQRKGYGKLLIAFSYELSKLEHTVGSPEKPLSDLGKLSYRSYWSWVLLEILRDFRGSLSIRDLSHMTSITQSDIVSTLQTMNMVKYWKGQHVICVTPKLVEEHIKSAQFKKPRLTVDVSAIRWSPAHRKTFPKTNKK
- the LOC124190987 gene encoding protein FAM117B-like translates to MTSNTQPSQKLRRNGSPSTNKSSGPLRATIPVSLMSQSVILDVPEDPHLTHSSQSAWSKINLPHTAVSPANTLQCGIPKQTPWRMRQWSPTPIKVENPEPTQKIDDYPSMRRTASLDAIYLKGQWPRGTADYESNLLLDKATQTPEEWMADLKRFSCRGVESSPSRDRKQKQRFFLGHQGLNPPLIQQYSSGSISPNRVAVSTNTEQHPALPLFGSSSDNKKSRAIPVPPPPTTQSSRARNSVEGFNTEIEKLVCRGNGETTSNKVMEPTPDGHRAPIAELFKRNNSCRSVDTQTPVKAYSTNSSSGTSSPCGSVSPSVWVFDHHHSSSRPPSDGCTAEEIGDYNSLSPEDFQALSLGTSPRNRFLCREPPDGCEKVETLKIVEHTVKNGQDAATLYCPPKPSSQFVLQPSSSSAFCSLNKFNSSSFSSAMKSSSSSHLFGGSGGGGLIHGSNLGECSDRSSSVPPQWPIQQQQISSSSAAVQMIPATPSGQPI